A stretch of the Archangium violaceum genome encodes the following:
- a CDS encoding HesA/MoeB/ThiF family protein, protein MRIVFCGVGAIGSTAAVLCRNLEATLVFIDFDRVESKNLLAQAFVKPSVGKNKAEALKLQLLNLHGVKAEAFGVRVTRDNVAALCGSADLLVDCFDNQASRLLLSGFAREANKPLVHAALAADGTFGLVRWDERFVPDAEDTEGQATCEGGAHLPLIGQLGATLARVVQDFAKHGTRRDAMVSLVAVTPTSA, encoded by the coding sequence CGGCGGCGGTGTTGTGCCGCAACCTGGAGGCCACGCTCGTCTTCATCGACTTCGACCGGGTGGAGTCGAAGAACCTGCTGGCGCAGGCCTTCGTGAAGCCGTCGGTGGGGAAGAACAAGGCGGAGGCGCTGAAGCTCCAGCTGCTCAACCTCCACGGGGTGAAGGCCGAGGCCTTCGGCGTGCGGGTGACGCGCGACAACGTGGCGGCGCTGTGCGGGAGCGCGGACCTGCTGGTGGACTGCTTCGACAACCAGGCGAGCCGATTGCTGCTGAGCGGATTCGCGCGGGAGGCGAACAAGCCGCTGGTGCACGCAGCGCTGGCGGCGGACGGCACCTTCGGACTGGTGCGCTGGGACGAGCGCTTCGTCCCGGACGCCGAGGACACCGAGGGACAGGCCACGTGCGAGGGAGGCGCCCACCTGCCCCTCATCGGCCAGCTCGGCGCAACGCTCGCGCGGGTGGTGCAGGACTTCGCGAAGCACGGCACCCGCCGCGACGCGATGGTGAGCCTCGTGGCGGTGACACCGACCTCCGCATGA